A region from the Aegilops tauschii subsp. strangulata cultivar AL8/78 chromosome 5, Aet v6.0, whole genome shotgun sequence genome encodes:
- the LOC123494036 gene encoding uncharacterized protein — protein MVSTAAEEGEDPRWRRNSMVLCFINQYADAWYYNHVTYQIKARIHKRQYQAATTLRRQQQQDEVVDPAEARRCHRDICEGKRPFREIPEKKYVLGTPPPGLSGVSAGALLGVSVLYLPRVVLLFHMSIVGLPNSVVLPTVAAAPLFAGALAAVLDISSLGSSCLVDIHMYGDAGCPSILQRTISSSSNVRTSGGRQGLLSASCLNLRASDLSHDLLHVRHVRQGDNRILLNCGGAIERFMNEMSCVGFFRLCLNQQEPPKQQESNGWGNWQIRLCGRQLDGGNSARFAVRRPDYARDLACVVYVVGNYGGVWLDYQLF, from the exons ATGGTCTCCACCGCGGCGGAGGAGGGCGAGGACCCGCGCTGGAGGAGGAACAGCATGG TTTTATGCTTCATAAATCAGTATGCTGATGCTTGGTACTATAATCATGTGACCTACCAGATCAAGGCCCGGATACACAAGAGGCAGTACCAAGCAGCTACTACTCTCCGGCGACAGCAACAACAAG ATGAAGTTGTTGATCCTGCTGAGGCGCGCCGCTGTCATCGGGATATTTGTGAGGGGAAGCGCCCTTTTCGAGAGATTCCAGAGAAGAAGTATGTTTTGGGCACGCCGCCTCCTGGTCTGAGTGGTGTTTCAGCTGGTGCTCTGCTGGGGGTCTCTGTCCTGTATCTTCCTCGTGTGGTGCTTCTGTTTCACATGTCCATTGTCGGTCTTCCTAATTCTGTTGTCTTGCCTACAGTTGCTGCGGCCCCTCTCTTTGCTGGTGCATTGGCTGCTGTGCTAGATATTTCGTCTTTGGGCTCTTCTTGCTTGGTGGATATTCATATGTACGGAGATGCTGGCTGCCCATCTATTTTGCAAAGGACAATTTCTTCCAGTTCTAATGTGCGCACGAGTGGGGGGCGTCAGGGTTTGTTGTCAGCTAGCTGTCTGAATCTTCGTGCTTCGGATTTGTCTCATGATCTGCTGCACGTACGACACGTACGACAA GGGGACAACAGAATTCTACTGAATTGTGGCGGCGCCATCGAGAGATTCATGAATGAAATGTCCTGTGTTGGGTTCTTCAG ATTATGCCTGAACCAGCAGGAGCCTCCGAAGCAGCAAGAGAGTAATGGATGGGGAAACTGGCAGATCCGTTTGTGTGGACGACAGCTCGATGGTGGCAACTCGGCTAGGTTTGCCGTGAGAAGGCCAGACTACGCGAGAGATTTGGCGTGTGTAGTTTATGTTGTTGGTAATTACGGTGGAGTGTGGTTAGATTATCAGCTTTTCTAG